A region of the Myxococcus stipitatus DSM 14675 genome:
CGTCGGCCGACGAGCCGCGCTTCCCGGCGCCGCCACGGGAACCGGCAAGTCATCGAACGGGGTCGACGCTCCCCCCGGCACCGGGGCGTTGAGGAAATCCATGAACGGGTCATCGACCACCGACCCAGAGGGAGCCGTCCCCCTGCCCTGCTGAACCGCGGCGGGTGGCGGAGGCGGAGGCCGCCCTTGCGCCCCCGTCCCTCGAGGAGCGGCAACCCCTGGCGAGGGTGACCTGACGGGCGGGGCCAGCCCCGGCAGGGGCACCGCACCCGAGAGCGCTCCCGGAGCAGATTCCACCGGAGGGGGCACCGCACCGCCGTAGAGTCCCGCCGAGCCCTGGGCGGCTTCGGCCGCACCCGGCGCTTGAGGGGGCGGCAGCGGAATGGGCCCGACCCGGGTGGGCTCCCGGTAGACGCCGTCTTCCGTATCCAGCCCCCCATCCACACTGTTCCAGGGGGAGTCCGGCGGCACCGACGTCCGGGTGGCGGCGATTCCCTGCGCATAGAAGCCAGGGCGCGTGACCTCCACGCCCTGGGGGTCCGGGGCGACCCCGAATGCCGCGAAGGGGTCCACCTGCCCGCCCGAGGGGGGAGGCAAAGGCACACCGCCGTCTTCCCCGGCCGATTCACGGGTGACGCGGAACGTGTTCTGACATTTGGTGCAGCGGACTTTGACCCCCTTCTCGGTCACCTTCTCGTCGGGGATCTTGAATCGGGTCTGGCACCGCGCGCACTTGACGATCATTCAGCAGGCCTGGGGCGAAGGTGAGTATAGGGCCACCAGGCAGGTACGGCGAGCCGGGTTCACTCTGCTTGCTCGCCTCCAACCCCAATGGTACGAGGTTCGCCCCTGCAAGACACAGGCATGGAAGCTGGCTTGGAGTCGAGCCCAAAAGGGGCGGAGAGACCGATGAGCGAGGCCGAGCAAGCAGGCGCTCCGAGCAAGGAGCCGAAGATCATCAAGCGGTACACGAACCGAAAGCTCTACGACACCGTCGAGAGCCGGTACGTCACCCTCGATGAAATCGCCGCGATGATCAAGGAGGGAACCGAAGTGCGGATTGTCGACAACCGCACGAAAGAGGACCTGACCTCCGTCACCCTCGCGCAAATCATCTTCGAAGAGGAGAAGAAGAAGAACCAGATGCCGCTGTCGGTGCTGCGGGAAATCATCCGCCACCCCGGCGAGTCCATCTCGGGCTTCATCCAGAAGGAAGTCACGCCGCGCGTCGCCTCCATCCGCGAGGAGGCCGAGTCCCGGCTCGACAAGCTCCTTCGCCGCGAGGACGCTCCCAAGCCGGCCACCCCCGAGTCCCCCGAGGAGCCGACCCAGCAGACCGCCGACGCCGGAGGCCTGTCCCCCGCCGACCTGCTCAAGGCCAGCCAGCGCGCGTTCGAGGACTGGCAGCGCAAGATTGACGAGCGCGTGAAGCACGTCGTCGAGAACCTCACCGGCAACCTCCCCGCCCTGGGCCGCGACATGCAGTCGCTCAACCAGCGGTTGGAGGAGCTGGAGAAGAAGCTCGAGCAGATGGAGCAGCAGAAGAAGGAGTAGCAGCTACTCCGCGCGCGACGCCCGCTTCCGCTTCCGGGGAGCGGGCTCGCCGTGAATCTCCTCGGCGATGGCGGCCAACATCTGGGCCCCTCTGCTGCGGGGTGCGTACTCGAAGATGGTCTTCCCGTGGCTCTGCGCCTCGTCCACCTTGACGTCGTAGCCCAGGGGCGTGGCGGCGAGTGAGCCGGGGAAGTACGCCTTCAGCCGCTCCAGGATGGCCGTGGCCAGCGCCGTCTTCCGGTAGAGCGTGGGCACCACCTTGGTGACGCTCAGGTCCGGACGCCCTTCGGCCTCGCCCACCTGCCGCACCGTGTCCGCCACCTCGGCGCACCCATCCAGCGCCAGGTACGTCAGCGCCACGGGCACCACCACCTCCGTCGCGGCCACCAGGATGTTGCGCGTGGTGAGCCCCATGGACGGCGGCGAGTCGAACACCACGGCGTCGTAGCCCGCCGCCTTCGCCGCCTCCAGCCGGTCCGCCAGGCGGTGAGACCTGCGCGCATCCGACGCCACCACCACGGGGAAGTCCGCCATCTCCTTGTACGAGGGCAGCACGTCCAGGCCCGGCACGGCGGACGGACGCACCACGTCCGCCAGGAGAACGGCGTCATCGGTCAGCAGGTGGAAGACGTTGCGAGGCAACGTGCGGACATCCAGGCCCAGCGCCTTGCTGGCATGTCCCTGGGTGTCCAGGTCCACCAGCAGCACGCGCAGGCCGCGCTCCCTGGCCAGCCACGCCGCGGTGTTGACCGCCAGCGTCGTCTTGCAGGTGCCGCCCTTCTCGTTGATGAAGGCGATGCGCCGCATGGCCCCGTGCTCCCGGCCGCGGGCCTACTTCTTCGCCGGCGACTTCTGCGACACCAGCGCGTCCACCTTGCTCTCCACGGACGCCAGGAGACGCTCCAGGTCATCCACCTTCGAGCGGAGCTGCTCCACGTCCGCGGTGGACGGCAGGTTCATCGCCGACAGGGCCGAGCGCAGGGCGCTGTCCAGCGTCCCCTTCGCCGCCAGCGAGCCCGACACCAGCGACTGCACCGCCGACACGAACTTCTCGTTCGACAGGAGCTGCTGCGCCAGCTTGCCGACGCGCTCCTCGCCCGTCTCCACGAGCTTCTTCATCACCGGGTTGTTCTTGAGCATGGGACTCTGGGCCTCGGCCGACCGGCCAGACGGGGCTGGCGGCACGTCGGGAAAAAGACGCCGCACTCTGCGAGGGGGCAACGCGACGTGTCAAGCAGGGCAACAGGCACAGGCCAAACGCGTTGACTCCTGGAGAGACGATTCCTACGGTTCAACGCTCGCTTATGGCAGGGCTTCTGGACAAGCGGTTGTGGGTCGTCTCCGGTAAGGGCGGCGTGGGTAAGAGCACGGTCTCCGCGGCCCTCGCTCTGCGCTCGGCGCGTGCGGGACGCAGGACGCTGGTGTGCGAGGTGAATACCCAGGAGCGCGTCAGCCGCTTCCTCGGCCACCCCGCCGCCGGCCCGGAGGTCACCCTCCTGGAGGAGAACCTCTGGGCGGTGGACGTGCGCCCCCAGGAGGCCATGCGCGAGTACGGCCTCATGGTCCTGCGCTTCGAGACCCTCTACAAGACGGTCTTCGAGAACCGGCTGGTGCGCTACTTCCTGCGCTTCGTGCCGTCCCTCCAGGAGCTCGTCCTGCTGGGGAAGATCATGTACCACCTGCAGGAGACGCTCCCGGACGGGCGGCCTCGCTTCGACACCATCGTGTTGGACGCGCCGGCCACGGGACACGCCATCTCCTTCCTCAGCGTGCCGCAGGTGCTGGTGCAGACGGTGCCCCCGGGCCCCATGTCCCGCGAGGCGCAGAAGATGAGGGACCTGCTGGTGAACCCCTCCGTGACGGCGGCGGTGCTGGTGGCGCTGCCGGAGGAGATGCCGGTGAACGAGGCGCTGGAGCTGCACGCCGCGCTCAAGGACAAGGTGAACATCCGCACGCACGCGGCGGTGCTCAACCAGGCCATCTCCGAGCGCTTCACGGAAGCCGACCTGGAGGCGCTGGCGGACGAGCGCGAGCTGCACGACCTCGCGAAAGCACACCATGACCGCGAGGCGCTGACCGTCCTCGCGGGCACCAAGCTGGAGCGGAACCTTCACGTGCCCGTGTTCAACGTTCCCCGGTTGTTCCTCCCCGCCTTCGGGCGCGAGGCCATCGAGCAGGTCATGGGCCACCTCGAAGCACTGGTGATGGGGGAGCGGTGAGCACCACGGCCTTGGGTCCCGCGCTCACGAAGAAGCGCGTCCTCATCTGCGTCGGCTCCGGCGGCGTGGGAAAGACGACGGTGGCCGCCACGCTGGCGCTGCGCGCGGCGGTGGATGGCCGCTCCAGCCTGGTGTGCACCATCGACCCCGCGAAGCGCCTGGCGAACTCACTGGGCCTGTCCGCGCTGGGCAACGCGGAGACGCAGGTGCCCGCCTCCGCGCTGGAGCCGCTGGGCGTGACGGCCCGCGCGCGACTCCACGCGATGATGCTGGACATGAAGCAGACGTGGGATGACCTCATCACCCGCGTCGCTCCGCCCGAGCAGCGCGAGAAGATTCTCGCCAACCGCTTCTATCAGTCGCTCTCCACGGCCCTGGCCGGCAGCCAGGAGTACATCGCCATGGAGAAGGTGTGGGAGCTGCGCCGCAAGGGCCAGTACGAGCTCGTCGTGCTGGACACGCCCCCCACCGCGCACGCGCTGGACTTCCTGGACGCGCCCAACCGCGTGCTGGACTTCCTGGACAACGAAGCGGCGAAGTGGCTGCTGGCCCCGGCGCTGAAGGCGGGCAAGTTCGGCCTGTCGCTGTTCAACCGCAGCGGCTACGTGCTGCGCGCGCTGTCCAAGTTCACCGGCACGGAGATGCTGCAGGAGCTCTCCAGCTTCATGCTCGCGCTGTCGGGCATGAACGAGGGCTTCCGCGAGCGGGCCCGCGGCGTGCGCGCGCTGCTCGAGGACAGCACCACGGGCTTCGTGCTGGTGACCAGTCCCCACTCCGAGCGCATGGACGAGGCCATCCACTTCAACACCCTGTTGCGGCAGCACCGCATGGAGGTGGTGGCGCTGGTGGTCAACCGCGTCCACCCCATGCCCACCGAGGCCATGTGGCAGGCCGCGTCCACGCTGACGCCCACCCGCCGCGCGAAGGTGGAGGAGACGCTGCGCGAGCTGCGGATTCTCGCCGAGCAGGACCGGCGCGGCATCGCCCAGTTGCAGACCGCGTGCCCCGGCATCCCCCTCATCCAGGTGCCGCGCTTCGGCCTGGACGTGCACGACATCACCAGCCTGTGGCAGACGGGCCGCTTCCTCCTGGGGGATGACACTTTCTGACCGCGCCCTGCCCGCCCGGCAGGTGTCCAGCCAGAGCAGCGCCGAGACGGGGGACGGACTAGATTGGGCCCGCCCATCCAGTTGATGGGAACTCCGAGGGGCAGCCCATTGTCCGGAGGTTGCATTTCCAGGAGGGCGCATTCCGTGGCGGAGAACATGCGGACGTACATGTCGGTGAGCCGATGGTGGTGGCTGGCGGTGCTGGGACTCGGGGTCGCCGGGTGTCGGACGACAGGCGCCGTTGCGGGGCAGGACTCGGCGACTTCGCCCGTGACGCAGGAAATCCAGTTCGACGCGGTGACGGTGACGGCGGACCTGGAGCTGGACAAGCTCAACGACGAGGAGCTCTTCGCCGAGGGGACATCCGCCTTCGCCGCCAACGACTTCAAGCAGGCCGCGCGCTACTTCGGGCGGCTGGCGGACTTCCACCCGCACAGCCAGCACCGGCGCCAGGCGCTCTACAACGCGGGGCTTGCCCACCAGCGGCTCAAGGAGTGGGAGGAGGCCTGGCACCGCTTCTCCGAGCTGTCGGACCCGGCCAAGGGCCAGGGGGATGCCCTGGACGCGGCGTTCCGCGTGGCGGAGACGCAGTACCACCTGGAGCGCTACGACGAGGCCATCTCGCTGCTGACCACCCTGGCCGAGCGCTCGGACCTCCCCCTCAACCGCCGCATCGAGGCGCGGGTGCAGCAGGGCATCTGCGAGCTGGAAGCGGGCCGAGCCGATGCCGCGGAGGCCACGCTGCGCAAGGCCATCTCCGCGTACGAGTCCCTTGGGGACAAGGACGAGGTGGACGACTACTTCCCCGCGCAGGCCCACTTCTTCGTGGGGGAGCTGTACAGGATGCACTACGACAACGTGCAGCTGGACCCCGCCAAGGGCGCCGACAAGCTCGCCGAGGACCTCAACTACAAGGCGGAGCTGCTGCTGTCCGCGCAGGGGCACTACCTGCGCTCCATCCGCGTGGGCAACGGCTACTGGGCCACGGCGGCGGGCTCGCAGATTGGGGCGCTCTACGAGGACCTCTACGCGAGGATGGTGAACTCGCCCGCGCCCGCGGAGCTCAACGCCGAGGAGGCCGTCGTCTACCGGCAGGAGCTGCGCAAGAAGATTCGGGTGCTGCTCACCAAGTCCATCAACATCTACGAGCGGACCCTGGAGACGGCCGAGCGCATCGGCTCGCAGAGCACCTTCGTGGACCGCACGCGGGAGAGCCTCGCCAAGGTGAAGGCGCTGCTGCTGGCCGACGCGGAGGGCGAGCCCGTGCCCACTCCACCGGCCACGGAAGAGGACCCTCACTCCTGAGCGAGTCCAGGGCCCGGGGCTGACTGGGCAGCCAGGGGCTTCGCGGCGTAGCCTGGGGCTTCCCCATGGAGCCCCTCTTCACGCCCGAGCAACTGGCGGAGATTCACGCGTACCACCTGCCGTACTACGTCCGCGCGGCGGTGGACCCTTTCGCGAAGGTGCTCCTGCTGGCCTTGCTGCTGGGGGTGCTCGTCCGGCCCTTCTTCCGCATGGCGACATCGGTCGCCGGAGGGCTGGAGCGAGGGCTGGGCTTCCTTCGCACCGCGCCCGTGAGCCGTGCCTTCTTTCAAGCCATGGACCGGCTGTGGGGCGAAGCGGGCTGGGGCGCGGCCGTCATCTTCGCGTTGATGACGGACCTGTTCGTCAAGCTCATCTACGCACCCGTGGATGTCTGGTTCGCGTACACGCTGGAACACCGGCACGGCATGTCCAA
Encoded here:
- a CDS encoding ParA family protein; the protein is MRRIAFINEKGGTCKTTLAVNTAAWLARERGLRVLLVDLDTQGHASKALGLDVRTLPRNVFHLLTDDAVLLADVVRPSAVPGLDVLPSYKEMADFPVVVASDARRSHRLADRLEAAKAAGYDAVVFDSPPSMGLTTRNILVAATEVVVPVALTYLALDGCAEVADTVRQVGEAEGRPDLSVTKVVPTLYRKTALATAILERLKAYFPGSLAATPLGYDVKVDEAQSHGKTIFEYAPRSRGAQMLAAIAEEIHGEPAPRKRKRASRAE
- a CDS encoding tetratricopeptide repeat protein; this encodes MRTYMSVSRWWWLAVLGLGVAGCRTTGAVAGQDSATSPVTQEIQFDAVTVTADLELDKLNDEELFAEGTSAFAANDFKQAARYFGRLADFHPHSQHRRQALYNAGLAHQRLKEWEEAWHRFSELSDPAKGQGDALDAAFRVAETQYHLERYDEAISLLTTLAERSDLPLNRRIEARVQQGICELEAGRADAAEATLRKAISAYESLGDKDEVDDYFPAQAHFFVGELYRMHYDNVQLDPAKGADKLAEDLNYKAELLLSAQGHYLRSIRVGNGYWATAAGSQIGALYEDLYARMVNSPAPAELNAEEAVVYRQELRKKIRVLLTKSINIYERTLETAERIGSQSTFVDRTRESLAKVKALLLADAEGEPVPTPPATEEDPHS
- a CDS encoding polyhydroxyalkanoate synthesis regulator DNA-binding domain-containing protein, giving the protein MSEAEQAGAPSKEPKIIKRYTNRKLYDTVESRYVTLDEIAAMIKEGTEVRIVDNRTKEDLTSVTLAQIIFEEEKKKNQMPLSVLREIIRHPGESISGFIQKEVTPRVASIREEAESRLDKLLRREDAPKPATPESPEEPTQQTADAGGLSPADLLKASQRAFEDWQRKIDERVKHVVENLTGNLPALGRDMQSLNQRLEELEKKLEQMEQQKKE
- a CDS encoding ArsA family ATPase, which encodes MAGLLDKRLWVVSGKGGVGKSTVSAALALRSARAGRRTLVCEVNTQERVSRFLGHPAAGPEVTLLEENLWAVDVRPQEAMREYGLMVLRFETLYKTVFENRLVRYFLRFVPSLQELVLLGKIMYHLQETLPDGRPRFDTIVLDAPATGHAISFLSVPQVLVQTVPPGPMSREAQKMRDLLVNPSVTAAVLVALPEEMPVNEALELHAALKDKVNIRTHAAVLNQAISERFTEADLEALADERELHDLAKAHHDREALTVLAGTKLERNLHVPVFNVPRLFLPAFGREAIEQVMGHLEALVMGER
- a CDS encoding ArsA family ATPase; the encoded protein is MSTTALGPALTKKRVLICVGSGGVGKTTVAATLALRAAVDGRSSLVCTIDPAKRLANSLGLSALGNAETQVPASALEPLGVTARARLHAMMLDMKQTWDDLITRVAPPEQREKILANRFYQSLSTALAGSQEYIAMEKVWELRRKGQYELVVLDTPPTAHALDFLDAPNRVLDFLDNEAAKWLLAPALKAGKFGLSLFNRSGYVLRALSKFTGTEMLQELSSFMLALSGMNEGFRERARGVRALLEDSTTGFVLVTSPHSERMDEAIHFNTLLRQHRMEVVALVVNRVHPMPTEAMWQAASTLTPTRRAKVEETLRELRILAEQDRRGIAQLQTACPGIPLIQVPRFGLDVHDITSLWQTGRFLLGDDTF